The Oncorhynchus keta strain PuntledgeMale-10-30-2019 unplaced genomic scaffold, Oket_V2 Un_contig_20805_pilon_pilon, whole genome shotgun sequence genome window below encodes:
- the LOC127920828 gene encoding deleted in malignant brain tumors 1 protein-like: MRIEVKVVCRELDCGNPVSESRVLVEYRRRGVTLYRCSGDESSIRQCVIIGPGYCFGGYYHHVICSESVRLVDGAGLCSGRVEVKSNQSWASVCEADFDRQDAEVVCREFGCGAPAALQGGLYGEGEGQTWDKEFQCKGKESLLLDCDTSDRKHKTCLPGNAVGLTCSEPDDVRLVGGGSRCAGGVEWYDQGEWRTVGADDWDVAAVVCRQLGCGSTVSVLPGNTTRGFRVYCSGSEPSLRECRRMYDLHPGLTVICSDLLVQPDIFLTDPMGGVSRGHQGPEMFRGYNFTITCSTQPQYPGGSFLLTFTGSNRTQIQPAVNHSAAFLFPAADDSHQGNYSCVYDNYVFSHNFSSESELLSLTITASPLPAFIIRHVVVLLILLTTITTSYLYYKPTRRQKRVNRVSSMDLYVNAMEMVSLSSRAEAGPGEERAAQGTE, from the exons ATGAGGATAGAGGTTAAGGTTGTGTGTAGAGAGCTGGACTGTGGGAATCCTGTATCTGAATCTAGAGTTCTGGTTGAATATAGAAGAAGAGGAGTCACACTATATAGGTGTAGTGGAGATGAGTCTTCTATTAGACAGTGTGTCATCATAGGACCTGGTTACTGTTTTGGTGGATATTATCATCATGTGATCTGTTCAG AGTCTGTGCGGCTTGTGGATGGagctggtctctgctctgggagaGTGGAGGTGAAGTCCAATCAGTCCTGGGCCTCAGTGTGTGAAGCTGACTTTGACCGGCAGGATGCAGAGGTAGTCTGTAGGGAGTTTGGCTGTGGGGCTCCTGCAGCTCTACAGGGGGGGCTCTATGGAGAAGGTGAGGGTCAGACCTGGGATAAAGAGTTCCAGTGTAAAGGCAAAGAGTCCCTTCTCCTGGACTGTGACACCTCAGACAGAAAACACAAGACCTGCCTACCTGGTAATGCTGTTGGACTCACCTGCTCAG AGCCTGATGATGTGAGGCTAGTGGGAGGAGGCAGTCGCTGTgctggtggagtggagtggtacGACCAGGGAGAGTGGAGGACTGTGGGAGCTGATGACTGGGATGTAGCTGCAGTAGTGTGTAGACAACTGGGTTGTGGCTCCACTGTTTCAGTACTACCTGGAAACACCACTAGAGGGTTTAGAGTTTACTGTTCTGGGTCTGAGCCTTCACTGAGGGAGTGTAGAAGAATGTATGATCTCCATCCTGGACTCACAGTGATCTGCTCAG ATCTCCTGGTCCAGCCTGATATCTTCCTGACTGACCCAATGGGAGGGGTCTCCAGGGGCCACCAGGGGCCCGAGATGTTCAGGGGCTACAACTTCACCATCACCTGCTCCACTCAGCCACAGTACCCAGGAGGCTCCTTCCTCCTCACGTTCACCGGCTCCAACAGAACCCAGATCCAGCCAGCTGTCAATCACTCTGCTGCCTTCCTCTTCCCTGCTGCAGATGACTCCCACCAAGGGAACTACAGCTGTGTTTATGACAATTATGTTTTCTCTCATAACTTCTCCTCTGAGAGTGAGCTCCTCTCCCTCACCATCACAG CCTCTCCTCTGCCAGCCTTCATCATCAGACACGTTGTAGTGCTGCTGATCCTACTGACAACAATCACCACCTCCTACCTGTACTACAAG CCCACCAGGAGGCAGAAGAGAGTGAACAGGGTGAGCAGCATGGATCTTTATGTCAATGCCATGGAGATGGTCTCTCTGAGCTCCAGAGCTGAAGCTGGaccgggagaggagagagcagcccAGGGGACGGAGTAG